From one Acidimicrobiales bacterium genomic stretch:
- a CDS encoding threonine synthase: MDIAKGSFRSTTSGPFVTGLTCRECGRAYPAEALHVCEYCFGPLEVSYDYEAIAANVSRDRIAAGPTSMWRYADLLPAESSHPVSLGAGFTPLVRADRLAAELGLGELWVKNDTLNPTGSFKDRVVSVALTKARELGFKVAACASTGNLANSVAAHAARAGMESIVFIPHDLEEAKVVTTAIYGGRLVAVEGNYDDVNRLCAELAGEHPTWAFVNVNIRTYYAEGSKTLAFEVAEQLGWSAPDHVVVPIASGSQLVKVHKGFNELHKVGLIDEEPHVRVSGAQAAGCSPVATAFTEKSDLIRPQKPRTIAKSLAIGNPADGWYALDVIRSTGGGVGSVTDDEIVEGIRLLARTEGIFAETAGGVTIATLAKLASSGVVRPDERVVAYVTGLGLKTIDAVSPHVGPTVTIRPSMEAFAAFMETESGR, encoded by the coding sequence GTGGACATCGCGAAGGGTTCCTTCCGAAGCACGACGAGTGGCCCGTTCGTCACCGGTCTCACCTGCCGCGAGTGTGGCCGCGCCTACCCGGCCGAGGCCCTGCACGTGTGCGAGTACTGCTTCGGGCCGCTCGAGGTCAGCTACGACTACGAGGCCATCGCCGCCAACGTCAGCCGCGACCGCATCGCCGCCGGTCCCACCAGCATGTGGCGCTACGCCGACCTCCTCCCCGCCGAGTCCAGCCATCCGGTGAGCCTGGGCGCCGGGTTCACACCGCTCGTGCGGGCCGACCGCCTGGCCGCCGAGCTGGGGCTCGGGGAGCTGTGGGTGAAGAACGACACGCTCAACCCCACGGGGTCGTTCAAGGACCGGGTGGTGTCGGTCGCGCTGACCAAGGCCCGCGAGCTCGGGTTCAAGGTGGCGGCGTGCGCCTCCACCGGCAACCTGGCCAACTCCGTGGCCGCCCACGCCGCCCGCGCCGGCATGGAGTCGATCGTCTTCATACCGCACGACCTCGAAGAGGCCAAGGTCGTCACCACCGCCATCTACGGCGGCCGGCTGGTGGCCGTCGAGGGCAACTACGACGACGTCAACCGCCTCTGCGCCGAGTTGGCCGGCGAGCACCCCACCTGGGCCTTCGTCAACGTCAACATCCGCACCTACTACGCCGAGGGCTCCAAGACCCTCGCCTTCGAGGTGGCCGAGCAGCTCGGGTGGTCGGCGCCCGACCACGTCGTGGTGCCGATCGCCTCCGGCAGCCAGCTGGTCAAGGTGCACAAGGGGTTCAACGAGCTGCACAAGGTGGGGCTGATCGACGAGGAGCCGCACGTGCGGGTGTCGGGGGCGCAGGCGGCGGGTTGCTCGCCGGTGGCCACCGCCTTCACGGAGAAGAGCGACCTCATCCGCCCGCAGAAGCCGAGGACCATCGCCAAGTCGTTGGCCATCGGGAACCCGGCCGACGGCTGGTACGCGCTCGACGTGATCCGCTCCACCGGCGGCGGTGTGGGCTCGGTGACCGACGACGAGATCGTGGAGGGCATCCGGCTGCTGGCCCGGACCGAGGGGATCTTCGCCGAGACGGCGGGCGGCGTCACGATCGCCACGCTGGCCAAGCTGGCCTCGTCCGGCGTGGTGCGGCCCGACGAGCGGGTCGTGGCCTACGTCACCGGGCTCGGCCTCAAGACGATCGACGCCGTCAGCCCCCACGTCGGGCCGACCGTTACGATTCGGCCGAGCATGGAGGCGTTTGCGGCCTTCATGGAGACGGAGAGCGGGCGATGA
- a CDS encoding ubiquitin-like small modifier protein 1, with protein MSVTVRIPTQLRTLTGGAGDVSLDGATVGELLSALDAAHPGFGERLFDDDKKLRRFVNVFVADEDVRFLQGLDTPVSPGQTVSIVPAVAGGI; from the coding sequence ATGAGCGTCACCGTACGGATCCCCACGCAGCTGCGCACCCTCACCGGCGGCGCCGGCGACGTGAGCCTCGACGGCGCCACGGTGGGCGAGCTGCTCAGCGCCCTCGACGCCGCCCACCCGGGCTTCGGCGAACGCCTCTTCGACGACGACAAGAAGCTGCGCCGCTTCGTCAACGTGTTCGTGGCGGACGAGGACGTCAGGTTCCTCCAGGGCCTCGACACGCCCGTTTCCCCAGGTCAGACGGTATCCATCGTGCCGGCGGTGGCCGGCGGCATCTGA
- a CDS encoding response regulator, with product MAEVLIVDDDDDIRAILAFTLEDAGFDVREAADGNQAVAALEARAPDCLVLDVMMPGFDGFGVLRTRRQSNLAPDARVILLTARTAERDFVRGWELGADEYLTKPFDPDELVVTVRKLLKSSASQLTERRESELKKAELLERLESAFNRPGVSPLS from the coding sequence ATGGCCGAGGTGCTGATCGTCGACGACGACGACGACATCCGGGCGATCCTGGCGTTCACGCTGGAGGACGCCGGGTTCGACGTCCGTGAGGCCGCGGACGGGAACCAGGCCGTGGCCGCCCTCGAGGCCCGGGCGCCGGACTGCCTCGTGCTCGACGTGATGATGCCGGGCTTCGACGGTTTCGGCGTACTGCGCACCCGCCGCCAGTCGAACCTGGCACCCGACGCCCGCGTGATCCTGCTCACGGCCAGGACGGCCGAGCGCGACTTCGTGCGGGGATGGGAGCTCGGCGCCGACGAGTACCTCACCAAGCCCTTTGATCCCGACGAGCTCGTGGTCACCGTGCGCAAGCTGCTGAAGAGCTCGGCATCGCAGCTCACCGAGCGCCGCGAGTCCGAGTTGAAGAAGGCGGAGCTGCTCGAGCGCCTGGAGTCGGCCTTCAACAGGCCCGGCGTCAGCCCCCTCTCCTAG
- the groL gene encoding chaperonin GroEL (60 kDa chaperone family; promotes refolding of misfolded polypeptides especially under stressful conditions; forms two stacked rings of heptamers to form a barrel-shaped 14mer; ends can be capped by GroES; misfolded proteins enter the barrel where they are refolded when GroES binds): MPKMIAFDEQARRALESGMNQLADAVRVTLGPKGRNVVLDKKWGAPTITNDGVSIAKEIDLEDPYERIGAELVKEVAKKTDDVAGDGTTTATVLAWAMVREGLRNVAAGANPMSLKKGIEAAVEAAVGSLKSLSKDVESKDQIAQVASISAADTEIGGMISEAIDKVGKDGVITVEESQTFGMEMDLVEGMRFDKGYISPYFVTDPERMEAVLEDPYILLVGSKISAVRDMLPVLEKVMQSARPLVIICEDVEGEALATLVVNKIRGTFKSVAVKAPGFGERRKAMLQDIAILTGGQVITEEVGLKLDSVDLSLLGTARKVTVTKDETTIVEGAGSDDEIKGRIAQIKAEIDNTDSDYDREKLQERLAKLSGGVAVIKVGAATEVELKEKKHRIEDAVSTTKAAVEEGVVAGGGVALLRSQAAILDRIEKLEGDEATGARIVARAVEEPLKQIAVNAGLEGGVVVEKVRNLKGGNGLNAATGDYEDLYKAGVIDAAKVTRSALQNAASIAALFLTTEAVIVDKPEDKAAAGAGMGGHGGGMDDF, encoded by the coding sequence ATGCCCAAGATGATCGCCTTCGACGAGCAGGCCCGCCGCGCCCTTGAGAGCGGCATGAACCAGCTCGCCGACGCCGTACGCGTCACCCTCGGCCCCAAGGGCCGCAACGTCGTGCTCGACAAGAAGTGGGGTGCCCCCACGATCACCAACGACGGCGTCTCCATCGCCAAGGAGATCGACTTGGAGGACCCCTACGAGCGCATCGGCGCCGAGCTGGTCAAGGAGGTCGCCAAGAAGACCGACGACGTCGCCGGTGACGGCACCACCACCGCCACCGTGCTGGCCTGGGCCATGGTCCGCGAGGGCCTGCGCAACGTGGCCGCCGGCGCCAACCCGATGTCGCTCAAGAAGGGCATCGAGGCCGCCGTGGAGGCCGCCGTCGGCTCGCTCAAGTCGCTGTCCAAGGACGTGGAGTCCAAGGACCAGATCGCCCAGGTCGCCTCCATCTCGGCCGCCGACACCGAGATCGGCGGCATGATCTCCGAGGCCATCGACAAGGTCGGCAAGGACGGGGTCATCACCGTCGAGGAGTCGCAGACCTTCGGCATGGAGATGGACCTGGTCGAGGGCATGCGCTTCGACAAGGGCTACATCTCCCCCTACTTCGTCACCGACCCCGAGCGCATGGAGGCCGTCCTCGAGGACCCCTACATCCTGCTGGTGGGCTCCAAGATCAGCGCCGTGCGCGACATGCTGCCCGTGCTCGAGAAGGTCATGCAGTCGGCCCGCCCGCTCGTGATCATCTGCGAGGACGTCGAGGGCGAGGCCCTGGCCACCCTGGTGGTCAACAAGATCCGGGGCACCTTCAAGTCGGTCGCCGTCAAGGCGCCCGGCTTCGGTGAGCGCCGCAAGGCCATGCTGCAGGACATCGCCATCCTCACCGGCGGCCAGGTCATCACCGAGGAGGTCGGCCTCAAGCTCGACAGCGTCGACCTCTCGCTGCTCGGCACCGCCCGCAAGGTCACGGTCACCAAGGACGAGACCACCATCGTCGAGGGCGCCGGCTCCGACGACGAGATCAAGGGCCGCATCGCCCAGATCAAGGCCGAGATCGACAACACCGACTCGGACTACGACCGGGAGAAGCTGCAGGAGCGCCTGGCCAAGCTGTCCGGCGGCGTGGCCGTCATCAAGGTCGGCGCCGCCACCGAGGTGGAGCTCAAGGAGAAGAAGCACCGCATCGAAGACGCCGTCTCCACCACCAAGGCAGCCGTCGAGGAGGGCGTGGTCGCCGGTGGCGGCGTCGCCCTGCTCCGCTCGCAGGCTGCCATCCTCGACCGCATCGAGAAGCTCGAGGGCGACGAGGCCACCGGTGCCCGCATCGTGGCCCGGGCCGTCGAGGAGCCGCTGAAGCAGATCGCCGTCAACGCCGGCCTCGAGGGCGGCGTGGTGGTCGAGAAGGTGCGCAACCTCAAGGGTGGCAACGGCCTCAACGCCGCCACGGGCGACTACGAGGACCTCTACAAGGCCGGCGTCATCGACGCGGCCAAGGTCACCCGCTCCGCCCTCCAGAATGCAGCCTCCATCGCTGCGCTGTTCCTCACCACCGAGGCCGTCATCGTCGACAAGCCGGAGGACAAGGCAGCGGCCGGCGCCGGCATGGGCGGCCACGGCGGCGGGATGGACGACTTCTAA
- a CDS encoding DUF559 domain-containing protein, whose translation MLASIIDGLGPGHVPPASELEALLFRVLHAGGLPPPERQHPLPALSLDGRVDAAYPQARLIVEVDGRRWHTQVEDFERDRRRDIEAGLRGWRVVRFVCADLTRSPDWVCQVVSHHVAVAAAG comes from the coding sequence GTGCTCGCGTCGATCATCGATGGCCTCGGCCCGGGTCACGTGCCTCCCGCCAGCGAGCTCGAGGCGCTCCTCTTCAGGGTCCTGCACGCCGGTGGGCTACCTCCGCCCGAGCGGCAGCATCCCCTTCCTGCCCTCTCCCTCGACGGCCGGGTCGACGCCGCCTACCCGCAGGCTCGCCTCATCGTGGAAGTCGACGGGCGGCGCTGGCATACGCAGGTCGAGGACTTCGAGCGCGACCGTCGGCGCGACATCGAGGCCGGCCTGCGGGGCTGGCGGGTCGTCCGATTCGTGTGTGCGGATCTCACGCGGAGCCCGGACTGGGTCTGCCAGGTGGTGTCGCACCACGTGGCAGTCGCCGCCGCCGGGTAG
- a CDS encoding SpoIID/LytB domain-containing protein — protein MRRALVIVVLVGLVRAAPVAAAAVPVLVIDGRGHGHGVGMAQDGALAMGKAGSSTNQILSQFYPGATIGRAGGEVRVSVLTAPANSATVRFPSGGEVRDAREGGQSAGFPLRIVPGGQARLRWDGRQFVVEVAAGGLAAAPAAGTSGGPGSLAAASGGAAAAGGAAAGGGSGSVQGAAAGGGSGAASLAAAGGGSASVQAAAQEPPATAPTTTTTAPGLGLLPAPGKPLLPLPSLPLLPVPTVPLLTTTTAPAATTAPPATVPGRAASGRSLWAVPNGGGTIEVAERGARYRGVLQAVGGGPLRLVNHVDVEQYLRGMGEVRNPSWPAASLRAQAIAARTYALRAVAGGGELCDTQQCQVYLGAQAEYAAMDKAVAASRGQVLTYRRSLVSAVYSANGGGFSATTEEGFGTPSAGYPYLRAAAYTTSDPAPWTVTVSLRDVAARVGFRGRVTAVRTQTGPSGRVVQVTVEGAGTARTVSGIEFDHAFSLRSTLFTVRMGEAASAPPPPPTDGGPVQGLPGAPELPADATGRAADGVAAGAGAVVSDHSSTAAAASVPAPASKVTLGVLAWLLLMGVASGLAATLVAGPGTTRRLGGAAAAAAATTGGPAPHPPDDSARTRRRLRRSS, from the coding sequence GTGCGCCGGGCCCTCGTCATCGTCGTGCTGGTCGGCCTGGTGCGGGCCGCGCCGGTCGCCGCCGCTGCCGTCCCGGTGCTCGTCATCGACGGTCGCGGGCACGGCCACGGGGTGGGGATGGCCCAGGACGGCGCCCTCGCCATGGGCAAGGCCGGCTCCAGCACGAACCAGATCCTGAGCCAGTTCTATCCCGGGGCGACGATCGGCCGGGCCGGCGGCGAGGTCCGGGTGTCGGTGCTCACGGCGCCGGCCAACAGTGCCACCGTGCGCTTCCCGAGCGGAGGCGAGGTGCGCGATGCGCGGGAGGGCGGCCAGTCGGCCGGCTTCCCGCTCCGCATCGTGCCGGGCGGCCAGGCCCGCCTGCGCTGGGACGGCCGCCAGTTCGTCGTCGAGGTGGCCGCCGGAGGCCTGGCCGCCGCTCCCGCGGCAGGGACGTCCGGCGGCCCGGGATCGTTGGCGGCGGCGTCCGGTGGAGCGGCGGCGGCCGGTGGAGCGGCGGCGGGCGGAGGGTCGGGGTCAGTGCAGGGCGCGGCGGCGGGCGGAGGGTCCGGCGCAGCGTCGTTGGCGGCGGCGGGCGGAGGGTCGGCGTCAGTGCAGGCGGCGGCGCAGGAGCCGCCTGCGACGGCTCCCACCACCACGACCACCGCGCCCGGGCTCGGCCTGCTGCCCGCTCCCGGCAAGCCCTTGCTCCCCCTTCCGTCGCTCCCCCTCCTCCCCGTTCCGACCGTCCCGCTGCTGACCACCACGACTGCACCCGCGGCCACCACGGCCCCGCCGGCGACGGTTCCGGGGCGGGCGGCGTCGGGCCGGTCCCTGTGGGCCGTCCCGAACGGCGGCGGCACAATCGAGGTGGCCGAGCGCGGCGCGCGGTACCGGGGGGTCCTCCAGGCGGTGGGCGGCGGCCCGTTGCGGCTCGTCAACCACGTCGACGTGGAGCAGTACCTGCGCGGCATGGGCGAGGTCCGCAACCCCTCCTGGCCGGCGGCATCGCTGCGGGCCCAAGCCATCGCCGCCCGCACGTACGCCCTCCGGGCCGTCGCCGGCGGCGGCGAGCTGTGCGATACCCAGCAGTGCCAGGTGTACCTCGGCGCCCAAGCCGAGTACGCGGCGATGGACAAGGCGGTGGCGGCCAGTCGCGGCCAGGTGCTGACCTACCGCAGGTCGCTGGTCTCGGCCGTGTACTCGGCCAACGGGGGTGGCTTCTCGGCGACCACCGAGGAGGGCTTCGGCACCCCGAGCGCCGGCTACCCCTACCTCCGGGCTGCCGCGTACACCACCAGCGACCCTGCGCCCTGGACGGTCACGGTCTCGCTGCGCGACGTCGCCGCCAGGGTCGGTTTCCGGGGGAGGGTCACCGCCGTGCGGACGCAGACCGGCCCGTCCGGCCGCGTCGTCCAGGTCACCGTCGAAGGGGCGGGCACGGCCCGCACGGTGAGCGGCATCGAGTTCGACCATGCCTTCAGCCTCCGCTCCACCCTCTTCACCGTCCGCATGGGCGAGGCGGCGAGCGCTCCCCCGCCGCCGCCCACCGATGGCGGTCCGGTCCAGGGGCTCCCGGGGGCGCCGGAGCTCCCGGCCGATGCCACCGGGAGAGCCGCCGACGGGGTCGCAGCAGGCGCCGGGGCCGTGGTGAGCGACCACTCGAGTACCGCTGCGGCGGCCTCGGTGCCCGCCCCAGCGTCGAAGGTGACGCTCGGCGTGCTCGCCTGGCTCCTCCTCATGGGCGTGGCGAGCGGCCTCGCCGCCACTCTCGTCGCCGGCCCGGGCACCACCCGCCGCCTCGGCGGGGCCGCCGCCGCGGCGGCCGCCACCACCGGCGGCCCCGCCCCCCATCCGCCTGACGACAGCGCCCGCACCCGGCGCCGGCTCCGGCGCAGCTCCTGA